In the genome of Desulfofarcimen acetoxidans DSM 771, one region contains:
- the tpiA gene encoding triose-phosphate isomerase: protein MRKPIIAANWKMHKTVAEAVDFCVKLRETVLTVSGVEVLVCPPFTALSPVSAVIKDSEIKLGAQNMHWEEQGAFTGEVSPLMLKEAGCDYVILGHSERRQFFGETDEVINKKARAAFAHDLLPIICVGERLEQREAGETEAVVTAQVNNSLSGLTAAQVDKLVIAYEPVWAIGTGKTASDEDAQSVIKLIRSLVAEQFNPASAEKLRIQYGGSVKPGNTAGLMAQADIDGALVGGASLDLESFWGIVKAVK from the coding sequence ATGAGGAAGCCTATAATTGCAGCTAATTGGAAAATGCATAAAACAGTTGCTGAAGCAGTGGATTTTTGTGTTAAACTAAGAGAAACAGTTTTAACGGTTAGTGGTGTGGAGGTTTTGGTATGTCCTCCTTTTACTGCTCTGTCTCCCGTCTCCGCTGTTATTAAGGATAGTGAGATTAAGCTGGGTGCCCAGAATATGCACTGGGAAGAACAGGGTGCCTTTACCGGGGAAGTTTCTCCTCTTATGTTGAAGGAGGCAGGCTGTGATTATGTTATTCTCGGCCACTCTGAAAGAAGACAGTTTTTTGGTGAAACTGATGAGGTAATAAATAAAAAAGCCAGGGCTGCTTTTGCACATGACTTGCTTCCGATAATCTGTGTCGGTGAGCGTTTGGAGCAGCGTGAAGCGGGTGAAACAGAAGCTGTGGTAACAGCCCAGGTTAATAACTCTCTAAGCGGTTTAACCGCGGCGCAGGTGGATAAACTTGTAATAGCCTATGAGCCTGTCTGGGCTATCGGTACAGGTAAAACAGCATCTGATGAAGATGCTCAGTCCGTGATTAAGCTTATCCGCAGTTTAGTGGCTGAACAGTTTAACCCGGCTTCCGCCGAAAAGTTGAGAATTCAATACGGCGGCAGTGTTAAACCGGGCAATACCGCGGGTTTAATGGCGCAAGCCGATATAGACGGAGCTCTGGTGGGTGGAGCCAGTTTGGATTTAGAGAGCTTTTGGGGTATCGTTAAAGCTGTAAAATAA
- the rpoN gene encoding RNA polymerase factor sigma-54, with the protein MRMGYGLHVEQTQKLIMTPELRQAITVLQLSSLELSMYIDQQLQENPMLEVREDDLDRIEENEGAEGDASGGEEELSRQECDVDWEEYFHDSDLDLGRREKLAEQSGSGYENFLTQAPNLTEYLMMQLNLSRCGDYLKAIGEYIIGNVDHNGYLHVSVKEIAEQLEVSQSKVEQALSVIQSFDPLGVGASSLQECLLIQVRYLNIKNKLVAELIEKYLPDIAKGRLNQIAQQLGVAVTEVQEAADIIKTLDPKPGRNFSATNDVRYIVPDVIVERVEGEYIILVNDSSVPRLTINTAYRSVLTQDKFDLQTRRFVESKLNSAAWLLKSIEQRRLTLYKVASCLVDLQKDFMEYGVKHLKPLNLKTVAEIVGLHESTVSRATSNKYIQTPQGVFEMKFFFSTGLTSAGGGMTSAESIKKTLRELIASEDARKPLNDQKISDIFAERGIKISRRTVAKYRDELNIPPLKQRKRY; encoded by the coding sequence ATGCGCATGGGTTATGGCTTGCATGTTGAGCAGACACAGAAATTAATCATGACCCCGGAATTGCGCCAGGCCATTACCGTTTTACAGTTGTCTTCCCTTGAGTTGAGCATGTATATAGACCAGCAGTTGCAGGAAAACCCTATGCTGGAGGTTCGAGAAGATGATTTAGACCGGATTGAGGAAAATGAGGGAGCAGAAGGCGACGCTAGCGGGGGGGAAGAGGAATTATCCCGGCAGGAATGTGATGTGGACTGGGAAGAATATTTTCACGACAGTGACTTGGATTTGGGCCGCAGGGAAAAATTAGCGGAGCAGTCCGGGAGCGGCTATGAAAATTTTTTAACGCAGGCTCCAAATCTAACTGAATATTTGATGATGCAGTTAAATTTGAGCCGGTGCGGGGATTATTTAAAAGCTATCGGTGAGTATATTATAGGTAATGTTGACCACAACGGCTACCTGCACGTGTCAGTGAAGGAGATTGCCGAGCAATTAGAGGTAAGCCAGTCTAAGGTGGAGCAGGCTTTATCTGTTATTCAATCCTTTGATCCGCTTGGTGTCGGCGCTTCGTCTTTGCAGGAATGTTTGCTTATTCAGGTGCGGTATTTGAATATAAAAAATAAGCTGGTTGCGGAACTGATTGAAAAATACTTGCCGGATATTGCTAAAGGCAGGCTTAACCAGATAGCTCAGCAGTTAGGAGTTGCAGTGACGGAGGTGCAGGAGGCAGCAGATATTATTAAGACGCTGGATCCCAAGCCCGGGCGCAATTTTAGCGCTACGAACGATGTTCGCTATATTGTTCCGGATGTGATAGTAGAGAGAGTCGAAGGAGAATATATTATTCTGGTTAACGATTCATCGGTGCCTCGCCTGACTATAAATACTGCATATCGCTCTGTTTTAACACAGGATAAGTTTGATCTTCAGACTCGCCGTTTTGTAGAAAGTAAACTCAATTCCGCTGCCTGGTTGTTGAAAAGTATTGAGCAGAGGCGCCTGACTTTATATAAAGTAGCCAGTTGCTTAGTTGATTTGCAGAAGGATTTTATGGAATACGGTGTCAAGCATTTGAAACCGCTTAATTTAAAAACTGTAGCGGAAATAGTTGGCTTGCATGAATCGACTGTGAGCAGGGCCACCTCCAATAAGTACATTCAAACCCCGCAAGGCGTGTTTGAGATGAAATTTTTCTTTTCTACCGGCCTGACTTCCGCCGGTGGAGGAATGACTTCGGCTGAGAGTATTAAGAAGACACTCAGAGAATTGATTGCGTCTGAAGATGCCAGAAAACCGCTTAATGATCAGAAGATCTCGGATATTTTTGCCGAGCGAGGGATAAAGATTTCTCGCAGGACGGTGGCTAAATACAGGGATGAACTGAATATTCCTCCTTTGAAGCAGAGAAAACGCTATTAA
- the gpmI gene encoding 2,3-bisphosphoglycerate-independent phosphoglycerate mutase, whose amino-acid sequence MAAAGPVVLVILDGWGLCEDKRGNAIACARKPNMDGYWAKYPHSKLVCSGEDVGLPHGQMGNSEVGHLNMGAGRVVYQELTRITRAIKDGSFFQNAEFLKIMDKIKQAGSSLHLMGLLSDGGVHSHIDHLFALLELAGKEGLEKVSVHVFLDGRDVPPDNAKEYIMQLQNKIKELGIGEIATVSGRYYAMDRDRRWERVARAYEAMVYGRGQVAPNPIEAVDQSYGKEKPDEFVEPTVILKDNGEPVAVVSDNDGIIFYNFRPDRAREITRAFVDKDFSGFDRGNGHPKVEFLCMTQYDRTIDAPVAYMPQVLKNTLGEVLSRHGISQLRLAETEKYAHVTFFFNGGVEVPNPGEERILIASPKVATYDLQPEMSAGEVTDVFLEQIRLDKFKVVIMNYANPDMVGHTGDMKAAVRAVETVDGCLGRLVEAVLEKDGVVLITADHGNAEHMMDEKGNPFTAHTTDPVPFLLIGEAYSGVSLRQGRLEDIAPTILQLLDIAKPEEMTGESLIVL is encoded by the coding sequence TTGGCAGCAGCCGGACCTGTGGTTCTGGTAATATTGGATGGCTGGGGATTGTGTGAGGATAAAAGGGGCAATGCTATTGCCTGTGCCCGTAAGCCGAATATGGACGGCTATTGGGCCAAATATCCTCATTCTAAGTTAGTTTGCTCAGGTGAGGATGTTGGCTTGCCTCATGGGCAAATGGGTAATTCCGAGGTAGGGCACCTTAATATGGGGGCCGGCAGGGTTGTCTATCAGGAACTAACCAGAATTACCAGAGCAATTAAAGACGGTTCTTTTTTTCAAAATGCAGAGTTTTTGAAAATAATGGATAAGATAAAGCAGGCGGGTTCTTCTCTTCATTTAATGGGTTTGTTGTCGGACGGTGGTGTGCACAGCCATATTGATCATTTGTTTGCTCTGCTTGAGTTGGCCGGAAAAGAGGGCCTGGAAAAGGTTTCTGTACATGTCTTTTTGGATGGACGGGATGTACCGCCGGATAATGCTAAAGAATACATAATGCAACTGCAGAATAAAATAAAGGAGCTGGGCATAGGGGAGATTGCCACTGTGTCCGGTCGTTATTATGCCATGGACAGGGACCGCCGCTGGGAACGGGTAGCCAGGGCTTATGAGGCTATGGTTTACGGCAGGGGGCAGGTGGCTCCCAATCCGATTGAAGCTGTGGATCAGAGTTACGGCAAAGAAAAGCCGGATGAGTTTGTGGAGCCTACAGTTATTTTAAAGGATAACGGTGAGCCGGTAGCTGTGGTATCAGATAATGATGGTATTATTTTCTATAATTTTCGGCCGGACAGGGCCAGAGAGATAACGCGGGCTTTTGTGGACAAGGATTTTAGCGGTTTTGACCGGGGAAACGGACACCCGAAAGTAGAATTTTTATGCATGACTCAATATGACAGAACTATTGACGCTCCGGTAGCCTATATGCCCCAGGTTCTGAAAAATACCCTGGGAGAGGTTCTGAGCCGGCACGGTATATCCCAGCTGCGTTTGGCGGAAACTGAGAAGTATGCTCATGTAACCTTCTTTTTTAACGGTGGCGTAGAGGTGCCTAATCCAGGTGAGGAGAGAATTTTAATAGCCTCGCCTAAAGTAGCCACTTACGATCTGCAGCCGGAAATGAGTGCCGGAGAAGTGACTGATGTTTTTCTGGAGCAAATCAGGCTGGATAAGTTTAAGGTAGTTATTATGAACTATGCTAATCCTGATATGGTGGGGCATACGGGTGATATGAAAGCTGCCGTGCGGGCCGTGGAAACAGTGGACGGTTGTTTGGGAAGACTGGTTGAGGCTGTGCTGGAAAAAGACGGCGTGGTGTTAATCACGGCAGACCATGGGAATGCCGAGCATATGATGGATGAAAAAGGAAATCCCTTTACCGCTCATACCACGGATCCGGTGCCTTTTTTATTGATCGGAGAAGCTTATTCAGGGGTCTCTTTAAGACAGGGGCGGTTGGAGGACATAGCTCCCACAATACTGCAATTGCTGGATATTGCTAAGCCGGAAGAAATGACGGGAGAATCTCTGATTGTTTTGTAA
- a CDS encoding gluconeogenesis factor YvcK family protein yields MITAKWLYPGMKVKRWLLLSLVGIVLVLAGFSLMHGSVFNRPEILVSKIIHDMLDFVPSPRSGLFIFLAGLIFLIWGLLQVFKSVLSAVMTDREGRLVDIIFFRRYLRRGPKIVAIGGGTGLSVMLRGLKNYTSNITAIVTVADDGGSSGRLRGDLGILPPGDIRSCLAALADKEDLMEQMLRYRFNSGELAGHNLGNLFLAALNDMSGGFDSAVRSLSKVLAIRGQVLPVTLQNVNLAADLEDGTTIYGESSICKSQKRIKRVYLYPANCLPLPEALEAIKEADAIILGPGSLYTSIIPNLLVIGIPDAIMESEAVKIYVSNVMTQPGETDDFSATDHLQAIISHGGPIIDYMIVNRQEIPSHLLKKYRMEGSQPVRCNIKEAEKLGVKVVIDKLVHETDVVRHHPDKLAAAIMRLLLVFRKKNKFR; encoded by the coding sequence ATGATAACAGCTAAATGGTTGTACCCCGGTATGAAGGTTAAGAGATGGTTACTTCTGTCTCTGGTGGGAATTGTTTTAGTTTTAGCCGGTTTTTCCTTGATGCACGGATCGGTATTTAACCGGCCGGAAATACTTGTCTCAAAAATAATTCATGATATGCTGGATTTTGTGCCTTCTCCGAGGAGCGGTTTGTTTATTTTTCTTGCCGGCTTGATTTTTCTGATCTGGGGTTTGCTGCAGGTCTTTAAGTCGGTATTGAGTGCCGTTATGACGGACAGAGAGGGCAGGTTGGTGGATATTATTTTTTTCAGGCGCTATTTAAGGCGCGGGCCAAAGATTGTGGCTATAGGAGGCGGCACCGGTCTTTCGGTAATGCTCAGGGGGCTGAAAAACTATACCAGTAATATTACGGCAATTGTTACTGTGGCGGATGACGGCGGGAGTTCCGGTCGTTTGCGGGGTGATCTGGGTATTTTGCCGCCGGGTGATATCCGCAGCTGTCTGGCGGCTTTAGCCGATAAGGAAGACTTGATGGAGCAAATGCTGCGGTACCGCTTTAATTCGGGTGAACTGGCCGGTCATAATTTGGGCAATTTATTTTTGGCGGCTTTGAATGATATGTCAGGCGGGTTTGACAGCGCCGTGCGCAGTTTGAGTAAAGTCCTGGCTATCAGGGGGCAGGTGTTGCCGGTAACTCTGCAGAATGTTAACCTGGCAGCTGATTTGGAGGACGGCACCACTATTTACGGGGAGTCTTCGATTTGCAAGAGCCAAAAAAGAATTAAAAGGGTATACCTGTATCCCGCCAATTGTTTGCCCTTGCCTGAGGCTCTGGAAGCTATTAAAGAAGCTGATGCCATTATACTGGGACCGGGCAGTCTGTATACCAGTATTATACCTAATTTATTGGTTATAGGCATTCCGGATGCCATTATGGAATCTGAGGCCGTTAAAATTTATGTCAGTAATGTGATGACACAGCCGGGTGAAACGGACGATTTTTCTGCTACGGATCACTTGCAGGCGATTATAAGTCATGGCGGGCCGATTATCGATTATATGATTGTCAACCGGCAGGAAATCCCGTCGCACTTATTGAAGAAATACCGCATGGAGGGTTCACAGCCTGTAAGGTGTAATATTAAAGAGGCGGAGAAACTGGGTGTTAAAGTTGTGATAGATAAATTGGTGCATGAGACTGATGTGGTCAGACACCACCCTGACAAGTTGGCTGCTGCGATTATGAGACTGCTTCTGGTGTTTAGAAAGAAAAATAAGTTCAGGTAA
- the secG gene encoding preprotein translocase subunit SecG: protein MLKGIVTALHVLLALGIIASVLLQSGRSAGLSGAIAGGAETLFGKKKGLDELLGKVTVLLSVLFVVISLVLTVWK, encoded by the coding sequence GTGTTAAAAGGTATAGTGACTGCCCTTCACGTTTTATTAGCTCTGGGAATTATTGCATCAGTTCTGCTGCAATCCGGGCGTAGTGCAGGTTTATCCGGAGCTATAGCCGGAGGGGCAGAAACACTTTTTGGCAAGAAAAAAGGGCTGGACGAACTGCTGGGAAAGGTCACTGTCCTGCTGTCGGTCTTATTTGTTGTTATTTCATTGGTTTTAACTGTTTGGAAGTAG
- a CDS encoding phosphoglycerate kinase codes for MPKKSVKDIDVRGKRVFVRVDFNVPLDEKHEVTDDTRIRAALPTIRYLTEQKAKVILASHLGRPKGKVAEEFRLDPVVRHLEELLGKKVIKTDDCIGEEVKAAISEMQEGDILLLENLRFYPGEEKDDPVFARELAALADVYVNDAFGTAHRAHASTHGIARLLPAVAGFLLQKEIKMLGSAINNPQRPFTAILGGAKVSDKIGIIKNLLGKVDNLLLGGGMANTFIKAQGYDVGKSLLESDKVELAGELINEARVKGINFLLPVDVVVAPMLSPDAMTQVVEISHIPGDNMALDIGPESIKKYSEIIKSSKTVIWNGPMGVFEMNAFANGTNDLVRVLADSGAVTIVGGGDLDAAVEKTGLSDKITHVSTGGGASLEFLEGKELPGIAVLQDN; via the coding sequence ATGCCCAAAAAATCAGTTAAGGATATAGATGTTCGCGGAAAAAGGGTTTTTGTACGGGTTGATTTTAATGTTCCGTTAGATGAAAAGCATGAGGTTACTGACGATACCAGAATCCGGGCGGCACTGCCGACTATTCGGTATCTCACGGAACAAAAGGCTAAAGTTATTTTAGCCTCTCATTTGGGCAGGCCTAAAGGAAAAGTTGCAGAGGAATTCCGTCTTGATCCGGTGGTCCGTCACTTGGAGGAGTTGCTGGGGAAGAAAGTTATTAAGACCGATGATTGTATAGGTGAAGAAGTTAAGGCAGCCATATCTGAGATGCAGGAAGGTGATATCCTGCTGTTGGAAAACTTGAGGTTTTACCCGGGTGAAGAAAAGGATGACCCGGTATTCGCACGTGAACTGGCTGCTTTGGCCGATGTCTATGTGAATGATGCTTTCGGCACGGCTCACCGGGCTCACGCTTCTACACATGGTATAGCCAGGTTATTGCCGGCTGTAGCGGGGTTTTTGCTGCAAAAAGAGATAAAAATGCTGGGATCTGCTATCAACAACCCGCAGCGTCCTTTTACCGCTATTTTAGGCGGGGCCAAGGTTTCGGACAAGATAGGAATTATTAAAAACTTGCTGGGCAAAGTAGATAACCTGCTGCTGGGCGGGGGTATGGCCAATACTTTTATCAAGGCGCAGGGTTATGATGTAGGCAAATCCCTTTTGGAATCAGATAAGGTGGAACTTGCCGGAGAGCTGATAAATGAGGCCAGGGTTAAAGGGATTAATTTTTTATTGCCGGTTGATGTTGTGGTGGCTCCTATGCTTTCCCCTGATGCAATGACTCAAGTGGTGGAAATCAGCCATATTCCCGGTGATAATATGGCTTTGGATATAGGGCCTGAGAGTATAAAAAAATATTCGGAGATTATTAAGAGCAGCAAGACGGTAATCTGGAACGGTCCGATGGGTGTTTTTGAGATGAACGCGTTTGCTAACGGCACTAATGATTTAGTACGGGTTCTGGCTGATTCCGGTGCTGTAACTATAGTAGGCGGGGGCGATCTGGATGCCGCCGTTGAAAAGACAGGTCTAAGCGATAAAATAACCCATGTTTCTACGGGAGGCGGCGCTTCACTGGAGTTTCTCGAAGGTAAGGAATTGCCCGGTATTGCTGTTTTGCAAGACAATTAG
- the rapZ gene encoding RNase adapter RapZ produces the protein MFQLVFVTGLSGGGKTQALRSLEDMGFFCVDNLPPALILKFTELCTQSVGKINRIALVVDIRGGEFFDTLFEVLKELKARQIRYEILFLEASDETLVRRFKESRRRHPLSDDVTEGIKEERNRLLDLRGRADRIIDTSSLTTQQLKEELSGIYGTGSDPMKMVITVMSFGYKYGLPLDSDLVFDVRFLPNPYYEPSLRFFTGNDQVVQEYVLKSPATNEFMDKFTDLVDFLIPHYIKEGKSSLTIAIGCTGGMHRSVTLANHLSSILREKEHRVIVKHRDIKRSQGLKCSNDNS, from the coding sequence TTGTTCCAATTGGTATTTGTAACAGGCCTCTCCGGCGGGGGGAAAACCCAGGCCTTACGCAGCCTGGAGGATATGGGCTTCTTTTGTGTGGACAACCTGCCGCCTGCTTTGATACTTAAATTTACGGAACTATGTACACAATCGGTGGGAAAAATAAATAGAATAGCCTTAGTAGTAGATATTCGAGGCGGGGAATTTTTCGATACATTATTTGAAGTGCTGAAAGAATTGAAGGCCCGGCAGATACGTTATGAAATTCTGTTTTTGGAGGCATCCGATGAAACTCTGGTGCGCCGCTTTAAAGAGTCCCGGAGACGCCATCCGTTAAGTGATGACGTTACCGAAGGTATTAAGGAAGAACGCAACCGGCTGCTGGATTTGCGGGGCAGGGCGGACAGGATTATTGATACCAGCAGCTTGACTACCCAGCAGTTGAAGGAAGAGCTTTCCGGTATTTACGGCACCGGATCTGATCCTATGAAGATGGTAATTACCGTTATGTCCTTCGGGTATAAATATGGCTTACCCCTGGATTCTGATCTGGTATTTGACGTTCGATTTTTACCCAATCCTTATTATGAACCTTCGCTGCGATTTTTTACCGGTAATGATCAGGTTGTACAGGAATATGTGCTTAAATCTCCGGCAACCAACGAGTTTATGGATAAATTTACGGATCTGGTGGATTTTCTTATACCTCATTATATCAAGGAAGGGAAGAGCAGCTTGACCATAGCTATCGGCTGTACCGGCGGCATGCACCGTTCGGTGACTCTGGCCAATCACTTGAGCTCAATTTTGAGGGAAAAAGAGCACCGGGTCATAGTAAAGCACAGGGATATAAAGAGATCTCAGGGGTTGAAGTGTTCGAATGATAACAGCTAA
- the eno gene encoding phosphopyruvate hydratase encodes MSTTIVDVHAREILDSRGNPTVEVDVILEDGTMGRAAVPSGASTGAYEAVELRDQDSSRYLGKGVKKAVENVNDILGPEVVGMDATDQLGIDRAMIDLDGTANKGKLGANAILGISLAAAKAAAEACGLPLYQYLGGVNAKQLPVPMMNILNGGAHADNNVDIQEFMIMPAGATSFAEGLRMGAEIFHKLKSVLKGKGLNTAVGDEGGFAPNLGSNEEALAVIVEAIGSAGYKPGQDVFLAIDAAATEFFKDGNYAFEGKALTAAEMVDYYASLVAKYPIISIEDGLAEDDWDGWKLLTEKLGSKVQLVGDDLFVTNTERLARGIEAGVANSILIKVNQIGTLTETLDAIEMAKRAGYTAVVSHRSGETEDSTIADLVVATNAGQIKTGAPSRTDRVAKYNQLLRLEEDLAVYGQFKGKGVFYNLG; translated from the coding sequence TTGTCAACTACTATTGTGGACGTGCATGCCAGGGAAATTCTTGATTCACGCGGCAACCCAACCGTGGAAGTAGATGTGATTTTGGAAGACGGTACTATGGGCCGCGCGGCTGTTCCTTCCGGAGCTTCCACCGGGGCTTATGAGGCAGTGGAATTGCGTGATCAGGATTCCTCCAGGTATTTAGGCAAAGGTGTTAAAAAGGCTGTAGAGAATGTTAATGATATTTTAGGACCGGAAGTAGTAGGTATGGACGCTACTGATCAGCTTGGTATAGACAGGGCAATGATTGATTTGGATGGCACAGCTAATAAGGGCAAATTAGGCGCTAACGCCATCCTGGGCATTTCGCTGGCTGCAGCCAAGGCGGCTGCCGAAGCCTGCGGGTTGCCGCTCTACCAGTACCTGGGCGGTGTGAATGCCAAGCAGCTTCCCGTACCCATGATGAATATTTTAAACGGCGGGGCGCATGCCGATAACAATGTGGATATACAGGAATTTATGATTATGCCGGCCGGGGCGACCAGTTTTGCTGAGGGGTTAAGAATGGGCGCGGAGATTTTCCATAAGCTAAAGTCAGTATTAAAGGGCAAGGGTTTGAATACCGCTGTAGGTGATGAAGGCGGCTTTGCCCCAAATTTAGGCTCGAATGAAGAGGCTCTGGCCGTTATTGTTGAGGCAATTGGATCTGCCGGCTATAAACCGGGACAGGATGTGTTTTTAGCTATTGACGCGGCAGCCACCGAGTTCTTTAAGGACGGTAATTATGCCTTTGAAGGCAAAGCACTTACTGCGGCTGAAATGGTTGATTATTACGCATCTCTGGTGGCCAAGTATCCTATTATCTCCATTGAAGACGGTTTAGCTGAAGATGATTGGGACGGCTGGAAGCTTCTGACTGAAAAACTGGGCAGCAAGGTACAGCTAGTAGGCGATGATTTATTCGTCACCAATACTGAACGGCTGGCTAGAGGAATTGAAGCCGGTGTGGCTAATTCTATTTTAATCAAGGTTAATCAAATCGGAACTCTGACTGAAACTTTAGATGCTATTGAGATGGCTAAGAGAGCCGGTTATACGGCAGTTGTTTCACACCGTTCAGGTGAAACAGAGGATTCCACCATAGCCGACCTGGTTGTGGCTACCAATGCCGGGCAGATTAAAACCGGGGCACCTTCCCGTACCGACCGGGTAGCCAAGTACAATCAACTGCTGAGATTGGAAGAAGACCTGGCGGTTTATGGCCAGTTTAAAGGTAAAGGCGTGTTCTATAATTTAGGCTAA
- the whiA gene encoding DNA-binding protein WhiA — MSFSVVTKDELARIIAKKDCCRLAELAALVKMDGSIEISGNQRLGLSVVTESAGVARKILTLIKQFFDHNTQVIVRRKARLKKNNIYQVKVSSAPGIRDILVRLGMLDEDGQLSEKIKAGLITRTCCKKAYLRGAFLGGGSVNNPEGDYHLEIITNKEQHALDIAGVMRKFDLSAKVSTRKNWYVVYLKESEQIITCLNVMGAHTALLDFENARIYKDMRNQVNRLVNCETANLNKTVDAAVRQLECIKLIEGLVGLEKLPKSLRRTAELRLQNPEVSLRELGDLLEPKAGKSCVNHRMRKLEKIADALRAKRQY, encoded by the coding sequence ATGTCCTTTTCGGTAGTGACCAAGGATGAACTTGCCCGCATAATTGCTAAAAAGGATTGCTGCAGGTTAGCGGAACTGGCAGCCCTGGTGAAAATGGACGGCAGTATAGAAATAAGCGGCAACCAGAGACTGGGTTTAAGTGTAGTGACAGAGAGTGCCGGAGTGGCGCGCAAAATACTAACGCTGATTAAGCAGTTTTTTGATCATAATACCCAGGTAATAGTACGGCGCAAGGCCAGACTGAAGAAGAATAATATTTACCAGGTAAAGGTCAGCTCGGCTCCCGGTATAAGAGATATTCTGGTTCGTTTGGGTATGCTGGATGAGGACGGACAGCTGAGTGAGAAAATAAAAGCCGGGTTAATTACACGTACCTGCTGTAAAAAAGCGTACCTGAGAGGCGCTTTTTTAGGAGGTGGCTCGGTAAATAATCCCGAGGGAGATTATCACCTGGAGATTATCACTAACAAAGAACAGCATGCTCTGGATATAGCCGGTGTAATGCGTAAATTCGACCTTTCGGCCAAAGTCAGTACCAGAAAGAACTGGTATGTAGTATACTTAAAGGAAAGTGAGCAGATAATTACCTGCCTTAATGTTATGGGCGCTCACACAGCCTTGTTGGATTTTGAAAACGCGCGTATATACAAAGACATGCGCAATCAGGTAAACCGGCTGGTGAATTGTGAGACAGCCAACTTAAACAAAACTGTTGACGCAGCGGTTCGCCAGTTAGAGTGCATTAAACTGATTGAAGGTCTTGTCGGGTTGGAGAAACTGCCGAAAAGCCTGCGCAGGACAGCGGAACTGAGGCTGCAAAACCCAGAGGTAAGTCTGAGAGAGCTGGGAGATTTATTGGAGCCTAAAGCGGGAAAATCTTGCGTTAACCACCGTATGCGTAAATTAGAGAAGATAGCCGACGCATTGCGGGCTAAGCGGCAGTATTAG
- the gap gene encoding type I glyceraldehyde-3-phosphate dehydrogenase has protein sequence MAVRLGINGFGRIGRCVFRAAMNNPEVEIVAVNDLTDAATLAHLLKYDSVHGTFDAQISAAEDAVIVNGKTFKVLAETKPEALPWGDLGVDIVVESTGRFVKRADAARHLAGGAKKVIISAPAKEEDITVVMGVNEDKYDPAKHHVLSNASCTTNCLAPLAKVLNDKFGIVKGLMTTVHSYTNDQKILDAPHKDLRRARAGGMSIIPTTTGAAKAVSLVLPELQGKLNGFSMRVPTPNVSVVDLVVETVKPTSVEEVNAVLKAASEAELKGILEYCDLPLVSKDFNGNPRSSILDALSTIVIGGNMVKVISWYDNEWGYSNRVVDLVFYMAGKGL, from the coding sequence ATGGCGGTAAGATTAGGCATTAACGGTTTTGGCAGAATTGGGAGATGTGTCTTCCGGGCGGCAATGAATAATCCCGAGGTGGAAATTGTTGCAGTGAATGATTTAACCGATGCCGCAACTCTGGCCCACCTGTTGAAGTACGATTCTGTGCATGGTACTTTCGATGCGCAAATCAGTGCTGCAGAAGATGCAGTTATTGTTAACGGCAAGACATTTAAGGTATTGGCCGAAACTAAGCCGGAAGCTTTACCCTGGGGAGACTTAGGGGTAGATATTGTTGTGGAATCTACCGGAAGGTTTGTCAAGCGTGCAGACGCGGCCAGGCATTTAGCAGGAGGAGCTAAGAAGGTAATTATCTCAGCGCCGGCCAAGGAAGAAGATATTACGGTGGTTATGGGTGTGAACGAGGATAAATATGACCCAGCCAAACATCACGTGCTTTCTAATGCTTCTTGCACTACTAACTGTTTAGCGCCTTTGGCCAAGGTTTTAAATGATAAATTCGGAATTGTCAAAGGGTTAATGACGACAGTACATTCTTATACCAATGATCAAAAGATTTTGGATGCTCCGCATAAGGATTTAAGGCGGGCCAGAGCCGGGGGCATGTCCATAATTCCCACTACTACCGGAGCGGCTAAGGCTGTTTCTCTGGTGCTGCCGGAACTGCAGGGAAAATTAAACGGTTTTTCCATGCGTGTACCTACGCCTAATGTGTCTGTGGTGGATTTAGTGGTGGAAACTGTCAAGCCTACCTCTGTGGAAGAGGTCAACGCTGTTTTAAAAGCTGCGTCTGAGGCCGAATTGAAGGGTATTTTAGAGTATTGTGACCTGCCTCTTGTTTCTAAGGATTTTAACGGTAACCCTCGATCTTCGATTTTGGACGCTCTGTCTACCATAGTAATCGGCGGCAATATGGTGAAGGTTATCTCCTGGTATGATAATGAATGGGGTTATTCCAACCGGGTTGTTGACTTAGTTTTTTACATGGCCGGCAAGGGATTGTAA